In one window of Nitrospiraceae bacterium DNA:
- a CDS encoding LTA synthase family protein encodes MVGSGERWSLARVAVFWWGLLFLMQQAHRLVLLPDTLAVEPADAGTLLHTLATGFRADLTVSSLAILLAALATVCIWLPVWGIGRISRAHLPHRLLVRILRGAASVLGLFFLLFLLIDMGYYTYNRQHPDLVFFEYLEDVLSKSVSEGGTASSAQMVSQAGKQTQAEAGDLAKWGPRVLGFALAQVGVFLCWRAFFIRVLAPFLAQRESARHTGTVTGTFAAVLIGFSGFHPMGPWSIARADIPSSAYYLLAQNPLWYTGDVLYGSYSTRLGNAASRVAALMEVPEAIRLARATLGDGQEFVSEDYPLVRKREAPRGRTLRKPPNVILFFIEGLDRRFLGKSVRVDQTYRPHVPTDSDVTELYRDGLGRLLPADQPGAIRLTPFLDRLGADGLYFENFFSPGDKTHHGIFSTLCSFYSGYGRSPIKSRYTHEYLCLPSVLERAGYETEMVLGYNRDYHQDHTALFLGRNGVKRFLDESRFPADAERLGLGISDGALFDFMADRIRSLRSGTHPYFLTTLTLNTHHPYDVPLRHPDVAALRSDPDPYVPTLRYVDAELERLFDALRQDGLLENTVVLILGDHGRHERVGRGGAEQFVGHHTIPLFLWADPSLREELGYRPRVVTTIGSQVDIAPTVLGLAGLAPKQAAFVGRDLSCLVSGDCMVNNVALLCGIHQIGLADADGLLLYSVVRDQVQTVPLNLASLPTDRNAVDADIADRLRRTKALLVTAHTLLEKNRIWSWKQFENGL; translated from the coding sequence ATGGTCGGGTCGGGAGAGCGTTGGTCGCTGGCGAGGGTGGCGGTCTTTTGGTGGGGACTGCTGTTCCTGATGCAGCAGGCTCACCGGCTGGTGCTGTTGCCGGATACCCTTGCGGTTGAACCGGCCGATGCCGGGACACTCCTGCACACCTTAGCCACGGGGTTTCGTGCCGACCTCACCGTCTCGAGTCTCGCCATTCTCCTTGCGGCTTTGGCGACGGTCTGTATCTGGTTGCCGGTCTGGGGCATCGGACGAATATCCCGCGCCCATCTTCCGCACAGGCTCCTGGTTCGAATCCTACGGGGAGCGGCCTCCGTCCTCGGCCTGTTCTTCCTCCTCTTCCTCCTGATCGACATGGGGTACTACACCTACAATCGGCAGCATCCCGACCTTGTCTTTTTCGAATATCTCGAGGATGTTCTGTCGAAGTCTGTGAGCGAGGGGGGCACAGCATCATCTGCTCAGATGGTGAGTCAGGCCGGCAAGCAGACCCAAGCAGAGGCCGGCGATCTTGCGAAGTGGGGACCAAGGGTCCTGGGGTTTGCGCTGGCACAGGTAGGGGTGTTTCTCTGCTGGCGCGCATTCTTTATCAGAGTCCTCGCGCCGTTCCTCGCGCAACGAGAGTCGGCTCGCCATACCGGCACCGTCACCGGGACATTCGCGGCAGTCCTGATCGGCTTTTCAGGGTTCCATCCCATGGGGCCTTGGTCCATCGCGCGGGCTGATATCCCCAGTTCCGCCTACTACTTGTTGGCTCAAAATCCCCTGTGGTACACGGGTGATGTACTTTACGGCAGCTACTCGACCAGGCTGGGCAATGCGGCCAGCCGCGTGGCAGCGCTCATGGAGGTACCGGAAGCGATTCGTCTGGCCCGTGCGACCCTCGGAGACGGTCAGGAGTTCGTGTCGGAGGACTATCCCCTCGTGCGCAAGCGGGAAGCGCCGCGCGGACGGACGCTTCGGAAGCCGCCGAACGTCATCCTGTTCTTCATCGAAGGGCTTGATCGGCGGTTTCTCGGGAAATCCGTACGCGTGGATCAGACCTACCGGCCGCATGTTCCGACGGACAGCGACGTGACGGAACTCTACCGCGACGGGCTGGGTCGCCTCCTGCCGGCGGATCAACCAGGGGCGATACGGCTGACCCCGTTTCTGGATCGTCTGGGCGCGGACGGTCTCTACTTCGAGAATTTCTTCTCGCCCGGCGACAAGACGCACCATGGTATTTTTTCGACTCTGTGCTCTTTCTATTCCGGCTACGGCCGATCCCCGATCAAATCCCGCTACACCCATGAGTATCTGTGTTTGCCTTCGGTACTGGAGCGGGCCGGTTACGAGACGGAGATGGTGCTGGGCTACAACCGTGACTATCACCAGGACCATACCGCGCTGTTCCTGGGTCGAAATGGCGTGAAGCGTTTTCTGGATGAGAGTCGCTTTCCGGCCGATGCGGAGCGGCTGGGGCTTGGGATCAGCGACGGGGCGCTGTTTGATTTCATGGCCGACCGCATCCGCAGCTTGCGATCCGGAACGCACCCGTACTTTCTCACGACATTGACCTTGAACACCCATCATCCGTACGATGTGCCGCTTCGTCATCCCGATGTGGCGGCTTTGCGGTCCGATCCCGATCCCTATGTTCCGACGCTCCGGTATGTCGATGCGGAACTCGAACGGTTGTTCGACGCACTGAGGCAGGATGGCCTGCTCGAGAACACGGTGGTGTTGATCCTTGGGGATCACGGACGGCATGAGCGGGTCGGCCGAGGGGGCGCGGAACAGTTCGTCGGCCATCACACGATTCCGCTGTTTCTGTGGGCCGACCCGTCGCTTCGCGAGGAACTCGGTTACCGGCCGCGTGTGGTCACGACCATCGGCAGCCAAGTGGACATCGCCCCGACCGTGCTGGGATTGGCCGGGCTGGCTCCGAAGCAGGCCGCATTCGTGGGGCGAGACCTGAGCTGTCTGGTGTCCGGCGACTGTATGGTCAACAATGTGGCGCTGCTGTGCGGCATTCACCAGATCGGCTTGGCCGATGCCGACGGGCTCTTGCTGTATTCCGTCGTGCGGGATCAGGTACAGACGGTGCCGTTGAATCTTGCCTCGTTACCGACTGACCGAAACGCTGTCGATGCGGATATCGCCGACCGGCTCCGCCGGACGAAGGCGCTTTTGGTGACCGCCCATACCCTGTTGGAGAAGAATCGGATTTGGTCGTGGAAACAATTCGAAAATGGTCTCTAA
- a CDS encoding glycosyltransferase family 4 protein, producing MAPDTPIKLAFLIEHLDPNRGGMERSAADYLTEIAALGVEAHVITQTSADVPAGVHVHALGMEGWTDELQYRNFVSRADHFVAGGRWDIVHAIRPCLRCDVYQPRGGLVRVGQERTVAARRGLVARLLKQAGQLFHGKDRLLIGLERRLLSGANPPLVVVPSDYVGRQVERTYGLSGRSLRRVFNGVRVREPLAGNRRQIRLDYRRRLGIAAQERVAIFVGHNFRRKGLARVMDAMALSEGQGWRLLVVGRGAIGYYQRYAQQQGLADRVQFLGGRDDVAELYWASDACLLPTYNDPCSRTVLEALSLGVPCVTTSFDGSSECIRDGETGFVVESPDQVPMIARALQQLGDDRVLGAMSAKASDLASVLSMRRHARELFGLYHEIVARRAQAEALCPA from the coding sequence ATGGCTCCCGACACACCCATCAAGCTGGCCTTCCTGATCGAGCATCTGGACCCCAATCGCGGAGGCATGGAACGATCCGCTGCCGACTATCTGACGGAGATTGCAGCCCTGGGTGTGGAGGCGCATGTCATCACGCAGACCAGCGCCGATGTTCCCGCCGGTGTGCACGTGCACGCGCTGGGCATGGAGGGTTGGACCGATGAACTGCAATATCGCAACTTTGTCTCGCGCGCCGATCACTTTGTGGCAGGCGGGCGATGGGATATCGTCCATGCCATCCGTCCCTGCTTGCGTTGCGATGTCTATCAGCCGCGGGGCGGGCTCGTCCGGGTGGGGCAGGAGCGGACGGTGGCGGCCCGGCGCGGGTTGGTCGCGCGATTGTTGAAGCAGGCCGGTCAGCTGTTCCATGGAAAGGATCGGCTGTTGATCGGGCTGGAGCGTCGCCTGCTCAGCGGTGCCAATCCGCCGCTGGTCGTGGTGCCGAGCGACTACGTGGGGAGGCAAGTTGAACGGACCTACGGGCTGTCGGGCCGGTCGCTTCGTCGAGTGTTTAACGGAGTCCGGGTGCGGGAACCGTTGGCCGGGAATCGACGGCAGATTCGGTTGGATTATAGGCGGCGACTCGGAATCGCAGCGCAGGAGCGGGTCGCCATCTTCGTCGGTCACAATTTCCGACGCAAAGGTTTGGCTCGCGTGATGGACGCCATGGCCCTATCCGAGGGGCAGGGCTGGCGGCTCTTGGTCGTCGGGCGCGGCGCTATCGGGTATTACCAACGCTACGCGCAGCAGCAGGGGCTGGCGGATCGGGTGCAGTTTCTCGGCGGCAGGGATGATGTGGCCGAACTCTACTGGGCCTCGGATGCCTGCCTGCTGCCGACATATAACGATCCCTGCTCCCGCACCGTGTTGGAGGCCTTGTCGCTCGGGGTGCCCTGCGTCACGACCTCGTTCGACGGTTCGTCCGAATGTATTCGCGACGGAGAAACGGGGTTCGTCGTCGAATCGCCGGATCAGGTTCCGATGATTGCCCGCGCCTTGCAGCAGTTAGGGGACGACCGCGTCCTCGGGGCCATGTCGGCCAAGGCTTCGGATTTGGCCTCAGTCCTGTCGATGCGTCGCCATGCGAGAGAATTGTTCGGGTTGTATCACGAGATCGTGGCTCGCCGTGCGCAGGCCGAAGCGCTGTGTCCTGCCTAG